One Candidatus Nanosynbacter featherlites genomic region harbors:
- the prfB gene encoding peptide chain release factor 2: protein MQPLKKRVQSLRSEVMQAKQALQFDALAEELAVLEEQLNQPEIWNNPDHAQSVAKKVAALRQTVQPWQVLGVQLDDLLELMELGDDDLLDEFTKQIDALETEFSARKTDLLFSGKYDGREAVVRISAGVGGLDAQDFAQMLERMYLRWAERSGMKTDVLERSANDDGGLKTVVLEISGPFAYGKLRSENGVHRLVRLSPFNADNLRQTSFALVEVLPKIDTPDEVDIDPSDLKIDVYRSGGKGGQGVNTTDSAVRVTHVPTGIVVAIQNERSQIQNKETALKILRSKLLAMQLEQHADNLSDLRAGESANWGSQIRNYVLHPYTLVKDTRTKHEDRDTQGVLDGKIDDFMTAFLSQNASKDE, encoded by the coding sequence ATGCAGCCATTGAAAAAACGGGTCCAATCTCTTCGCAGTGAAGTCATGCAGGCTAAACAAGCATTGCAGTTTGATGCGCTTGCTGAAGAATTGGCAGTACTAGAAGAGCAATTAAATCAGCCCGAGATTTGGAATAACCCCGACCATGCTCAGTCAGTCGCCAAAAAGGTAGCCGCGTTGCGTCAAACGGTGCAGCCGTGGCAGGTGTTGGGTGTTCAACTGGATGATTTGCTGGAACTCATGGAGCTGGGGGATGATGATTTGTTGGACGAGTTTACCAAGCAAATAGATGCTCTGGAGACGGAATTCTCGGCCCGCAAGACAGATCTATTGTTTAGCGGGAAATATGATGGTCGTGAGGCGGTGGTTCGCATCTCGGCAGGTGTTGGTGGCTTGGATGCTCAAGATTTTGCGCAGATGCTGGAGCGTATGTATTTGCGGTGGGCGGAACGATCTGGCATGAAAACTGATGTTTTGGAGCGGTCTGCGAATGATGATGGTGGTTTGAAAACCGTTGTGTTGGAAATATCGGGACCGTTTGCGTATGGTAAATTGCGCTCAGAAAATGGCGTGCATCGTTTGGTGCGACTCAGTCCGTTTAATGCTGATAATTTGCGCCAGACTAGCTTTGCGTTGGTTGAGGTGCTGCCAAAAATTGATACACCAGACGAAGTGGACATTGACCCGAGTGATCTAAAAATAGATGTTTACCGTAGTGGTGGCAAGGGTGGACAGGGAGTGAATACGACCGACTCAGCGGTTCGTGTCACGCACGTGCCGACGGGAATTGTAGTGGCGATTCAAAATGAGCGAAGTCAGATTCAAAACAAAGAAACTGCGTTGAAAATTTTGCGCTCAAAATTACTGGCAATGCAACTGGAACAGCACGCGGACAATTTGTCGGACCTTAGGGCTGGTGAATCAGCTAACTGGGGCAGTCAAATACGAAATTATGTGTTGCATCCGTACACCCTGGTTAAAGATACTCGGACCAAACATGAAGACCGAGATACGCAGGGTGTGCTAGACGGTAAGATTGATGATTTTATGACGGCATTTCTTAGTCAAAATGCGTCGAAAGACGAATAA